The window CTATCAACTCCATGGCTAATTGTCCAAATATTATACGAAAAGTTCTTATCATTTGTATAGTATTTTCGTCTAGATAGATGTCTGATTGTTCTAGATTTCCCCAGTGGTATTTATTTATCACGTTTTCGTACATTATGTCGATATCAATAGGTTGATATCGGGTAGCTTCGAATGGTACAATTCGGTAGGCTATACCATCGCAGCGGAAATATGGAAATAGCCGCAAATATTTATCTAAACCTACGGTTCTGGCATAATAAATAGGCCGTGACCAGTCTTTATTGTTTTTCAATATTTCTAATATCATCATTTCGTCTTTTGTTAAATATCTTTTTTCGTCAGTAGTTGGTTCTCCATTTGTATTTAGTTTATTTCCCAAATCTATAAGGAGATAGTGAGGTATCCATATCGCATTTTCAGGTTTTACTAATCCCGATGCTATTACTGCTGCTGAATCAACAGGAATAGTTATTTTGTAACTAGGGATGTTATCTATCTCGAAATTATAACTTAAAAGGTATTTGTCTTTTATGTTTTCTGATTTGATTCGGTTTAATATTTCTTCTACTTGCATTGGTTCTTTTCGTTCATTGAAAATATAAGCAATATCGTGTTTCCCTTGTGTATATTCATGTTTTTTCCACTCAATTGGGAGTGGCTTAGATTCGTATGCCTGTCGTTTCATTTGGTCAATATACCAGTCTGTTTGTAAATAACTTAAATTACATACACGGACATCATTGCGAAATCCTTCTACTTCTTGTACGTACCATAAAGGGAAAGTATCATTGTCTCCGTTAGTAAAAATGATAGCGTTTGGTTCACAAGTGGATAAATAGTTCATTGCGAAATCTCGAACAATAAATCTTCCGGAACGGTCGTGATCGTCCCATGTTTGAGATGCCATTTGTATCGGAATTAATAAACAAAGGATAGTTCCCGAGATTGCTGTTGCAGTATTCGGAATTTTGAAGTATTTCAATACTCTAATTATTCCAACAGTACCAATTCCTATCCAAATACAAAAGGCGTAAAATGAGCCAGCATATGCATAGTCTCTTTCACGTGGTTGAAAAGGGGTTTGATTGAGATAAATAACTATTGCTAAACCAGTCATAAAGAAGAGGAGAAAAGTAATCCAAAATTGTTCTATTCCTTTCTTTCCGGAATGAATCTGAAAAAAAATTCCTACTATACCTAGTAACAAGGGCAACATGTAGAATTTGTTGTGCCCTTTATTTTTAGCAATACTATCTGGCATATTATCTTGTGGACCTAATCGAAGTTGATCAAGAAAACCAATACCTGTAATCCAGTTTCCATTAGTAATTTCACCATATCCTTGAATATTGTTTTGTCTTCCAGAGAAGTTCCATAAAAAATAACGCCAATACATAAAATTAACTTGATAACGTAGGAAGAATTTCAAATTTTCTCCGAATGTAGGTTTAATCCTACATTCACTCCCTTGTGGAGAATTTACTCTAAAATGAATTCCTTTAAAGTTTGTCCATGTCTTATATCCTTGTATATGTTGTGGTAATGAACTGTACATGCGTGGAAATAATGTGTTTGATTCATAGACATAGTACTTTTTTCGTCCTGATTCAAAATATCTGTCTTTTTCAAATGGTTCTTTTTTAGAAATTTGCGACCAAATAGCTCCTTCATCTTTTGTAGCAGCTTCAAATACACCCCCTCTGTTTTCATATTTTACTTTGGATGCAAATGTTTGTCCATAGAATAAGGGGGTTTCTCCATATTGTTCGCGAGTCAAATAACTTTTCAATGTAAATATATTTTTTGGCGAATTTTGATTCATAGGTGTATTGGATATAGATCGAATAATAATGAGTGCATAGGAAGAATAACCAATAGTAATAACTCCTAGGCTAATCAATATGGTATTTAGTATAGTTACATCTATATTTTTGGACACAAATAGATAAAAAGATAGAGTGATTATAATAAAGATACCCAATCCTAAACCATTACCAAGGAATGGTATTCCTAATAGAGTAATAGATATAATGAAGGCAATTTTTGCTTTTTGAAAATTTTTAGAATCGTGCATGGTTTCCCAGATTGCCCACGATAAAATACTAAATATAAGAAGCAAATAAAAAAGAACACCGGAGTTGTAAGGCAATTGAAATACATTGACAAATAATAATTCGAACCATCCGCATATTTTCAAAAGTCCTTGAATCAACCCATAAAGAATAGAAATTATAATACTAAAAGAAATCGCTAAAGTAATAACGATTCCCTTCCATGTGGGATTAGGTTTTTTGTGGAAGTAATAAACTAATGTAATTGCTGGAATACAAAGTAAAATTAATAAGTGAATAGCAATAGATATTCCTATCAAATAGGCGATTAATATTAACCATCGACTAGAATGGGGTTCATCCGCTTTTTCTTTCCATTTCAAAATCAACCAAAAAATAATTGCAGTCATAAATGAAGAGAAGGCATATACCTCTCCTTCTACAGCTGAGAACCAAAATGTATCGGAAAAAGTATAAGCTAAAGCACCTGTTACGCCTGCTCCCAAAATAGTAATCAATTGAGAATAACTAATTTTTTTAGAAATATCTTTTAAAAAAAAAATCCCAACGAAACGTGTAATTGTCCAAAAGAGGAATAAAATAGTCAAAGCACTAAGTATGGCAGAAAGAGCATTTAGCACTAACGCTACTTGCGAAGGATTAGGAGCAAGATGAGAAACAAGATTACCTACTAACATAAAGATGGGTGCTCCGGGCGGATGTCCTACTTCCAATTTATATGCTGACGTAATAAATTCACTACAATCCCAAAAACTGGCTGTCGGTTCAATAGTCATTAAGTAGACAATTGCTGCAATTGTAAATATTATCCATCCTGAGATATTGTTTACGAGTTTATACTTTTTTATTTCCATTTTTGTTACACTTTGATTATTTATCAAATTCTATTGTTAGTGAACATACTTTTCCTTTCTGCAAAGACAAATATCGGAATAGTTTATAACACAAAAATATTAAAAAATTAGACTTTAATTTTCTTTTCTTTACCCTTATAAAAAATGAGAGACTGTTATGAAAAAACAGGCTCGCTTTCTTACGATTATGCTCATTTATATTAGGATAGTAAGTTTACTTTTTATTTTTCCTATTGTGACGAGATAGGACATGTTGGAGATGTTGCTAGCGAAAGAGGACTGAATCAATTGCGACTTGTGAAAATGGTATGAGCTATATATAAATATATCCATATGTCCGATATATATATATATATTACGTTTTAGGTTAGAAAAAGTTGATATTTTGTTGGCTTGGAAATTATTCGGATAAGATATGATTTTAGATTTCACAATGAGCTTTATAGTAGTTCATCTAATTTTTTTGTTGGGGGACATATTCTCATATTTTAAAAATCATGTATGGTGAGTACTTACAAATGTTGTGTATAAATCCAGATGTTCAGAAAATATGGAGTTTATCAGGTGTGTATTTTTGCAGTTTATTATTGACAGAGTATGAATCAAAGATATGGGATTCATAGAATTAATATAAACCTTGTTTTCTATTGCACCCCTTATGCTAAACTCCATTGTCATTCTCGTTACCTAATTACTTGTTTTTGGCATGTTAATTGCACATTAGAGTTTTTTGTTAGCTACAAAAAGTATTGAGTAATTATTCGTTTGAGCTTAATAATAAAATTTGCCGTTGTATTAAGTAAATACAATAAGATGTCAACAAATGGTTATGTCGGTATTTTGAGATGCATTAGGTGTAATTAATATGTAACTTCAGTAAATGATCAATCCACACTATAGTGGATCAAAGTAATAGTACTTTTTTCTTTGAAAAAATATACATACAATTTCTTATGGAACGAAAGTAAAAAGTTACAATCCAACTGACTCTTTGTGTACCACATATATGGAGAGGAGTAGAAATAATTATATGTAATTGTCAAAAGACAATTCCTTTTTCGTAGAAAAAAACGATATGTATAGCACAAAGATTATAATTGTTTTTAATATTTTTTTTGAGGAAATATCTATTTCTAAAAAGAATACAAAAAAACAGTAGCATATGAATAATGAAATAATTCATTATGAAGGAAATTTTTAAAAAGTTTGATATGGCTTTGTGTAGAGGCGATATAAATCGTAAAACAGCTGAAATTATTATGAATTGGGAGAAAAATGATACACCTGAAATATGGCGTTTGCTATATTCTTGTATTGATGTGACGTCTTTAAATACAGGAGATTCGGATGAGAACATTTGGGC of the Candidatus Azobacteroides pseudotrichonymphae genomovar. CFP2 genome contains:
- a CDS encoding glycosyltransferase family 117 protein, which translates into the protein MEIKKYKLVNNISGWIIFTIAAIVYLMTIEPTASFWDCSEFITSAYKLEVGHPPGAPIFMLVGNLVSHLAPNPSQVALVLNALSAILSALTILFLFWTITRFVGIFFLKDISKKISYSQLITILGAGVTGALAYTFSDTFWFSAVEGEVYAFSSFMTAIIFWLILKWKEKADEPHSSRWLILIAYLIGISIAIHLLILLCIPAITLVYYFHKKPNPTWKGIVITLAISFSIIISILYGLIQGLLKICGWFELLFVNVFQLPYNSGVLFYLLLIFSILSWAIWETMHDSKNFQKAKIAFIISITLLGIPFLGNGLGLGIFIIITLSFYLFVSKNIDVTILNTILISLGVITIGYSSYALIIIRSISNTPMNQNSPKNIFTLKSYLTREQYGETPLFYGQTFASKVKYENRGGVFEAATKDEGAIWSQISKKEPFEKDRYFESGRKKYYVYESNTLFPRMYSSLPQHIQGYKTWTNFKGIHFRVNSPQGSECRIKPTFGENLKFFLRYQVNFMYWRYFLWNFSGRQNNIQGYGEITNGNWITGIGFLDQLRLGPQDNMPDSIAKNKGHNKFYMLPLLLGIVGIFFQIHSGKKGIEQFWITFLLFFMTGLAIVIYLNQTPFQPRERDYAYAGSFYAFCIWIGIGTVGIIRVLKYFKIPNTATAISGTILCLLIPIQMASQTWDDHDRSGRFIVRDFAMNYLSTCEPNAIIFTNGDNDTFPLWYVQEVEGFRNDVRVCNLSYLQTDWYIDQMKRQAYESKPLPIEWKKHEYTQGKHDIAYIFNERKEPMQVEEILNRIKSENIKDKYLLSYNFEIDNIPSYKITIPVDSAAVIASGLVKPENAIWIPHYLLIDLGNKLNTNGEPTTDEKRYLTKDEMMILEILKNNKDWSRPIYYARTVGLDKYLRLFPYFRCDGIAYRIVPFEATRYQPIDIDIMYENVINKYHWGNLEQSDIYLDENTIQMIRTFRIIFGQLAMELIEKKKFERAKDVLDKCLKVIPSYNVPYDYSSTVPLANAYHQIGDKKKANELYIKLAEISLKDLKWYNRLNDHQYTSVTEDIKKNVIFLQNIIHYLLKNNPEIGEKYFSEFLKIIERFQKIMKNK